The following is a genomic window from Niabella soli DSM 19437.
CAACCGTGCCATGTTTATATCAGGCGATACCACGGTATTTACGGCAGACAGTTTTAAGGTGGCTGAAGGAGCTAATGTAGAAGAGCTTTTCAGAAAGTTGCCGGGGTTCCAGGTAGATGGGAAAGGGAACATCACGGCATTGGGTAAAAAAGTTGAGCGCCTGCTGGTGGACGGCGAAGAATTTTTTGGGGATGATCCCGGCATCGCCAGTAAAAACCTGCGGGCAGATAATGTAAAGGAAGTGCAGGTGTACGAGGGCAAAAGCGACCAGGCAGCCTTTACGGGTATCGATGACGGAAAATCGAAACAAACCATTAACCTGAAACTGAAGGATGATAAAAAGAAAGGCTATTTCGGAAAACTGGAAGCCGGCGGCGGGCTGAACGACAAAAAACTGGGGACCCAAAACACTTTTAGCAATGCCGCAATGATCAACGCCTTTAAAGGGAAACGAAAACTGGCTGCCTATGCAATCATGAGCAATACGGGCAAATTGAACCTGGATTGGCAGGACCAGCAGAAATACAGCCAGAGCGCGGTAGATGTAAGCATCAATGACGATGGAACCACTGATTACAACTGGAATGGCGATAATTACAATTTTTCCAATGGCGGAACGCCTACCAACTGGAACCTGGGATTGCAATATAACAATAAATTCAACCAGGATAAGCAGGGCGTAAACCTGGGCTACCGGTTGGTTAAAATGAACACCCCTTTTAGCCAGCAAACCTATGCCGCTAATTACCTGCCGGATTCCAGTTGGAAAACCAATGAGCAGCGCAACAATTACAGCACGGTCTTAAAGCAGTCGCTTAACGGAACGTTTGATTATAAAATTGATTCGATGAATTCATTGAAATTGCGCATCAATGGTAATACGAATCACACCAATTCCGATTTTGCCTCTTACAATGAATCGGTAACGATGGCAGACCGTATGATCAACTCCAATGCTTCCCATGGCAGCAGCAAAAGCGATAACCAGGCTTTAAACACCAATTTGCTTTGGATGCATAAGTTTAAAAAACTATACCGGACCTTATCATTGAATCTGGGCTATTCCTTCTACCAAACCAATACCGACGCACTCTGGTACTCCAACCTTACTTTTTACAGGAACGGCGATTCGTCTTCTTCCAGAATAACAGATCAGAACACTTTAATAAAAAACCATTCTAATACCGTCTCGGCCCGCGTGGCTTATACCGAACCATTGGCCAAAGATGTATATATGGAGTTCAGTTATAACTTTAGCAATGCCAACAATACCAATAACAGGGATGTTTATTCAAAAAACGACCAGTCGCAGGCCTATGACACATTCATCGACAGCCTCAGCAATAATTACAAATACAATATTATGAGTAATATGCCGGGGCTGAACTTCAGGATGGTCAAGAAAAAGATGAACCTGAGCATCGGAAGCACGGTTGGCATGAATCATTGGGAACAACTGGACCTTACCCAAAACAACACCCGGTTGTACAATTTTGTAAACTACAACCCCAATGCGCAATTCTCCTATAAGCTTACGCAATCATCGAGAATCAATTTCTATTACAATGGCCGCTCCACCGCACCTTCGCTGGATGACCTGCAGCCCATCATCAACAATACCGATCCTTTAAATATCAAAACGGGCAATCCCAATTTAAAACCATCCTTCTCACACAACTTTAATTTGTATTATAATTCGTTTAAGATGACTACCGAAAGAGGCCTGTTTGCCAGTGTCAACTACGGTATCACGCAAAACGCATTTACGCAGTTCAGCCAGTTTGTCGATTCCGTGCGACGTTACTACACGGTAAACACCAATGGCGTCTACTATTTCAATGGCAACTTTGACTATCGCTTTAAATTAAAAAAACCGGGGATCATATTGGGTGCAGGCCCCAACATCAACCTAAACAACCGGGTTGATTTTGTGATGGACGCTTCCAATAACGCGGTTAAAAATATAACCCGCTCCCGGAACTATGGCACCCGCCTGACCATCGGGAAAGAAAAGGCAGATAAATACTATATCTATATTAACCCGAACATCAATTACAACACCAGTGTGGGAACCGTAAGTACCAATGCCAACGCCAAATACTGGGCTTACGGGTATAACATCTGGGGGAACTTAAAACTTCCAAAGGATTTTGAATTGTCTACAGAAGTAGATGCCAACTTCCGCCAGAAAGATCCCCGCTTCCCCTCCAACAATAACTACACGATCTGGAATGGATTTTTCAGCAAAAAGTTTCATAAAAAGGAGTTTGAATTAAAGGGCAGTGTTTATGATATCCTGAACCAGAACCGTGGTTACAACCGCAATTTCAACAGCTATTCCTTCACCGAAACCTACAACAATACGTTCCGGCGCATGTGGCTGGTGTCGTTTATATGGAATTTCACAAAAAATCCCGGAGCGCCTGCGGCTCCGGCCAAATAATGAAGCTCATGATACTACGCAACACTCTTCTGATAACACTCCTGCTCCTTTCATTGGGCAGCAGTGCACAAAAATTCATCACCAGCGGTTCCATTACTTACGAAGCACGCACGAACGTCATTAAATCGATTCCCTGGCTGGATGAGAATGATGATTTTTTCCGGCAGATCAAGGACCAGGTTCCCCAGTTTTCGATGAACTACTATACCTTAAACTTCTCGGATAATAAAACCATTTATTCCTTTCTGAAAAATACGGATACAAAGAAAGTGCCCGAATGGTATAAATTCAGCGATGAGGACAATATCTGGTATAATGACTTCGGCACAGGAAAATCTGTAGATAAAAAAGCGGTCCGGTGGGACGATACCTACCTGATTGCCGGCGATATTCACCCTCAGCAATGGCGGGTATATCCCACCGACAACACCGTCATTGCAGGTTTCAACTGCAGAAAGGCAAGTACGGTTATTTTCGACAGCGTATATGTATTCGCTTATTATACCGATGAGATCGCCGTAAGCGGCGGGCCAAT
Proteins encoded in this region:
- a CDS encoding outer membrane beta-barrel family protein — protein: MRLKKVTFLLLFAVLHQFVYAQNATIKGQLTDSSEHKSLKSTVVAFLRSKDSVLAAYTRANEEGRFSVSGLDSGKYIAMITHPYFAEYFGNITLSPGQHLDMGLVNMLSKMKLMEEVIVKGNRAMFISGDTTVFTADSFKVAEGANVEELFRKLPGFQVDGKGNITALGKKVERLLVDGEEFFGDDPGIASKNLRADNVKEVQVYEGKSDQAAFTGIDDGKSKQTINLKLKDDKKKGYFGKLEAGGGLNDKKLGTQNTFSNAAMINAFKGKRKLAAYAIMSNTGKLNLDWQDQQKYSQSAVDVSINDDGTTDYNWNGDNYNFSNGGTPTNWNLGLQYNNKFNQDKQGVNLGYRLVKMNTPFSQQTYAANYLPDSSWKTNEQRNNYSTVLKQSLNGTFDYKIDSMNSLKLRINGNTNHTNSDFASYNESVTMADRMINSNASHGSSKSDNQALNTNLLWMHKFKKLYRTLSLNLGYSFYQTNTDALWYSNLTFYRNGDSSSSRITDQNTLIKNHSNTVSARVAYTEPLAKDVYMEFSYNFSNANNTNNRDVYSKNDQSQAYDTFIDSLSNNYKYNIMSNMPGLNFRMVKKKMNLSIGSTVGMNHWEQLDLTQNNTRLYNFVNYNPNAQFSYKLTQSSRINFYYNGRSTAPSLDDLQPIINNTDPLNIKTGNPNLKPSFSHNFNLYYNSFKMTTERGLFASVNYGITQNAFTQFSQFVDSVRRYYTVNTNGVYYFNGNFDYRFKLKKPGIILGAGPNINLNNRVDFVMDASNNAVKNITRSRNYGTRLTIGKEKADKYYIYINPNINYNTSVGTVSTNANAKYWAYGYNIWGNLKLPKDFELSTEVDANFRQKDPRFPSNNNYTIWNGFFSKKFHKKEFELKGSVYDILNQNRGYNRNFNSYSFTETYNNTFRRMWLVSFIWNFTKNPGAPAAPAK
- a CDS encoding GLPGLI family protein, translated to MILRNTLLITLLLLSLGSSAQKFITSGSITYEARTNVIKSIPWLDENDDFFRQIKDQVPQFSMNYYTLNFSDNKTIYSFLKNTDTKKVPEWYKFSDEDNIWYNDFGTGKSVDKKAVRWDDTYLIAGDIHPQQWRVYPTDNTVIAGFNCRKASTVIFDSVYVFAYYTDEIAVSGGPMGLNGLPGMILGVTIPRLATSWIATSLSLDVAAASITPPVKGGKKKTVEELKTTFNDFKKNWGKEELKYFNPIYWRTFL